The region ATCTCGACACCCTGAATTTGAATATTCCCGAAAGTCAAAACAACATCCCCGATTTTCTCGATGAAACACTTTACAACCTAAGATGGATGATGACGATGCAGGACGAAGACGGTGGTGTTTACCACAAACTTACCAGCGCAAACTTTCATGGTGCAGTTGCACCAAAGGATGCCACCTACCAGCGATGGGCCGTGCAAAAAGGAACAGCCGCCACTTTAGATTTTGCTGCAGTAACCGCCCAGGCAGCAAGAATATTCGCTAACTATAAAAATGAATTGCCCGGATTATCAGATTCTCTGCTTGTAATGAGCGAAAAAGCTTATAACTGGGCTAAAGAAAACCCCGAGGTAATTTACCGCCAGGAAGAACTAAAAGACCCTGAAATTAGTACCGGTGCTTACGGAGACCAGAATTTTAAAGATGAATTACAGTGGGCCGCTACAGAACTTTTTATAACAACGGGAAAAGAAAACTACTACAAAGACGCTAATTTAGAAAGCTCTTTAGAAACCTCTTTTGGCATTCCCGCCTGGCCAAATGTGAATACACTTGCACTCTACTCGCTCGCAAGGCATAGGGACAAATATCAGAATAGTAAGCTCGTAGCTATAGACGCTATATTAGGGCAGCTTAACAAAATGGCCGATGATTTGGTGACATCTTCAAAAGCTTCAGCTTATGCAATCCCAATGGGAACCAATGAGTCTGACTTTGCCTGGGGAAGTAATTCAGAAGCAGCAAATCAGGGTATACTTCTTTTAAACGTGTATAAAATAACCGGTGACGAGAAATATCTTGATGCTGCAAATGCTAATCTTGATTACCTTTTGGGCAGGAATGCTACGGGCTATTCCTTTTTAACCGGTTTTGGCGAAAAAGCCACGAGAGATCCGCATCACAGACCTTCGGAATCTGACCATAATGAAGATCCAGTACCGGGGCTTTTGGCTGGTGGTCCAAACCCGGGACAACAGGACAAAGAAGGCTGCGGAAATAAATATACTGATGCGCATAAACATCCGGCAACTTCCTATATAGATGATCGCTGCAGTTATGCCAGTAATGAGATCGCGATTAACTGGAATGCGCCTTTTGTATATCTCGCCAATGCGATAGAGGCAATAAGATAGATATGGTATGAGTGGTAAATAACCGAAATTTCCCTTTAGGTTCTTTTTGGAGGTTCTGGATTGGACTAATTTATAATACGAAATAAAGGTGGTTTATCATCTGATTAAGAAGGATAAACCACCTTTAAACTGAACCTTAGCATCTGGATATTTTTCAGAACCGGGTTAGAACTTTCGGTAAAGTAATTATCACTTTACTTCCCCATTAAAAGTAGCTCGTTGCAAATCACTTCAGTAATATAGCGCTTAGTACCGTCTTTATCATCCCAACTTCTGCTGGTAAGTTTGCCTTCTACTCCAACTTCTTTCCCTTTATTTACATATTTCTCTACCAGCTCTGCGGTTTTCCCCCAGGCCACGATATTGTGCCATTGGGTATCGGTTATACGCTCGCCGTTTCCGTTCTTGTAATTCTCATTGGTAGCTACAGAGAATTTAGCTAATTTTTTGCCAGATTCCAGGTTTACGATCTCAGGTTCTCTTCCCACATTCCCGATCAACTGTACTTTGTTTCTAATAGTGCTCATAACGTATTAATTTAAAAAGCTGAAAATCGTTAGTTCATTTCAACAGGACAAACATAGCACGGTTCTAAACCAGTAATCGGTTGGGAATTATTTGTTTACGTTTAAAGACGTTTGTAAACGTTTAAAAATGAATTATGTAATCGGAAATTTTTCGTAATATTAGATTTAACAATTAGGACTTACCATGACCGAAAAAGAAAAAATGCTTTCAGGCCAATTATACCTGGGTTCAGAAAAAGAAATCGCAAAAGACAGGTATAATGCAAGACTTATTTTTCAAAAAGCAAATAAGATGGGAGAAGAAAAAGCAGATGAAAGAATCAAGCTCTTCTACTCCTTATTTGGAAAAGCCGGTAAAAATCTTTGGATAGAGCCTCCATTTTATTGTGATTACGGATATAACATAAAAATGGGTGACCAGGTTTTTATGAATTTTAATTGCTGCATCTTGGATGTTGTGGAAGTAAATATTGGAAACAACGTGTTTTTAGCACCAAACGTACATATTTATACCGCAACGCATCCCTTAGATGCCAAAACCCGGGATTCGCTTTTAGAATATGGAAAACCGGTTACTATTGGCAATAGCGTGTGGATAGGTGGCGGCGCTATTATTTGCCCGGGAGTAAGTATTGGTGACGGAAGCGTGATTGCAGCAGGAGCAGTAGTGGTCAAAGATGTTCCTCCAAATGTATTGGTTGGTGGTAATCCTGCTAAAATCATCAAAACATTAGATAATAATCAATAGAATTCTATATAAAATTTATTTATTATTGTAATCATTATTAATAAATCATCATTCTCGTTCTAATTTTAGAAAATTCATCAATCAAATATCATGTATAAAAAATTACTTTTTTTAGCTTTTACCATTTTTTTCGTGGCAAATTCTTATAGTCAGTTAAATGTTAGCTACCATCAATCTAACCTTCCTTTTATTGGTGTAGGCTACGATATAAATCAACGCCTTACTCCAGAATTAAGACTGGGCACCGATCAGTTTATTTCAGATATGTCCCTAGAAGCAGTTTTAACCTATAAATTCATTAAAAAAGAAGATTACGATTTTTATGGTGGCCTGGGATATAGAGTCAATGCTTTTGAAGGACTTGTAGCGCCAGTGGGCCTTAACTTTTATCCGTTTAATGAAAAGAAATTCGGTTTTCACATAGAAGCAGCTCCTATTCTGCTTGATGCAGATATTCTTAGAGGGAGTTTTGGAATTCACTACCGCTTTCTTTAAACCCTTACAATTCTTACTTCGAAAGACTACATACTATCTCTGAGCAGGCTCAAGAGACAAGCTTAAATACATTCAAATCTCCATTATTAAAAAACATGAAAAATATTACGTTGATTGCCATAATTATTCTATTTGCTACACTTGAAGGGAAATCACAAAATTTAGAAGTAGGGTTTGGACTTGGAACCGGATCTGCGTATATGTATGAAAATTCTGATAGCAGTATTGATATTGATTACTCGCTACCATTTAGTTCATATCTTGATTTAAAATATTCAAAACCTGATTCTTATTTTGGACTTAAAATTAAATTCCAATATTTAAACGCTGCAATTAAAGGAAGAAATTGGAAAAGTTCTAATGAGCCCATTGATGGCGATGTCACTTCATTAACTTCTATGATTTTATTAGAGCATCTAAAAGAAAAGAACAAATGGAATTTTGGTTATAACTTTGGGTTTGGTTATACCCACCAGGAATTCAGACAGGATTTAATTAATTTATCACCAGTAGTTGATCATAATTTTATGAGTATCAATTTTTCCGGAATTATCAGTTCTAAACTAAGTGAAAATTTAGCCTTGCAATTAGAACCCACTTTATTCTGGACTGATCCTGTAGGTTCGCTCAGAGAAAGAGATAAATGGCAAATTGCCGGGGAAGACCTAAGCATTTTACTTCAAATAGGAATTAAATATAAAATTCATTAGCATACCCACGCAACCTTTTTATGATTTTCGCATCTAATTAAAGAAAGAACTACTAAATTCAAATAAGATGGGAAAATTTATTAAAATATGCTTACTGTTTGCACTCTTCATCATTATTGGATGTAGTGAAGACCCTTTAAGTGAATCAACAGATGAAACGGGTGATGCCCTTCGTAATTCTTACGGTGAATCCTCCGGAGACCCTTCGGCTGAAAATCCTAATACCGGAAATGGCGATTCTGATTCATCGGGACTAATTACTGCGGGAGAATGGAACGATCTGGAAAACTGGAACTTTTGGCTTGATTTAAATAATAACCAGGATTTTGCTGAAAAAATAAATCACTGGGAATTTTTCTTTAATAACCGGATTTCTATTTCCATACAAAACATGAGTGCATTGCCTGTTATAGATGCCGTTTTAGAATTAAAAAATGAGCAGGCTAATACAACCTGGTCTGCAAAATCTGATAATAATGGAAAAGCTGAGTTATGGATAAATCCTTTTGAAAATTCCTCTAATTTCGATCTAAACAATTATTCACTATGGGTAAATGGCGAAAAGATTAATACAACATTAAAAGGAATTGGTGAGGGTACAAATGAAGTGCAAATAAAACATACTAATGACACACCCACCAATGTTGAAATAGCATTTATTGTTGATGCTACCGGCTCAATGTCTGATGAATTGGAATTTCTAAAAGATGATCTGAAGAGTATTATTCAAAAAGTTGAAGGCTCAAATTCAAATCTTACTATTTTAACTTCATCGGTTTTCTATCGCGATACAGAAGACCAATACGTTGTTAGACATTCAGGTTTTACAAGCGATATAAATACCACTCTAGATTTTATTAATAAACAATCTGCTGCAGGTGGCGGCGATTTTCCTGAAGCAGTTCACACAGCCTTGAACACAGCATTAAATGATTTGCAATGGTCTGCCAATGCTCGCACACGTTTAGCTTTCTTAATATTAGATGCCCCACCACATCACAATCAACAGGTTATTTCTGATATTCAAAATTCAATAAAAAAAGCAGCTGAAAAAGGAATTAAACTTATACCTGTTACCGCAAGCGGAATTGATAAAGAAACCGAATTCCTGATGCGTTACTTTTCAATGGCTACCAACAGCACTTATGTTTTTATAACCGATCACAGTGGTATTGGAAATGACCATATTGAACCTTCTATAGGCGAATATGAAGTAGAATTTTTAAATGAATTATTAGTAAGATTAATTACTAAGTATTCTGAATAATTAAATCCAAACTTTCATAAAATTCCTTAGATGACTAAAGTTGCTATTCTCTATGAGAAAGCTTTTCTTGTAGAAAAAAATGCCACAAGAAGAACCCAAAGTTTGGTATGCCTGTTACGGCTCCAATTTATTAAAAGAACGCTTTAGCTGTTATATTGGCGGCGGTCGCCCTGCCAATGCCAAACGCGTTTATCCCGGTTGCAGCAATAAAACCCTACCCGAAAAATCTAAAGGAATTACTATAAACGGCGAACTTTATTTCGCTAAATCTTCCAAAACCTGGAGTGGTGGAGGCGCAGGTTTCATTCAATCAGACTTCGATAAAAACATTAAAACCCTGGGAAGAATGTACCTCATTACCCAGCAGCAATTTATTGATTTGGTCCAACAGGAAATAAAATTTGAAGGTGATTTTGATATAGATCTCAAACACGTAATTAAAAATCGTAGCCTGGATATGAAAAATAATTCCTGGTACGGGAAGATCATTTACCTGGGCGAAGATGAAGACTGTCCTATCTTCACTTTTACCAATGAAGATTATTTAAAAGATGAAATAAATTCCCCACACGAATTCTACCTAAAGATTATAATTGAAGGTTTGAAAGAAACCTATACAATGACTGATGAAGAAATTGAAACTTATTTAAAGAACAAAGAAGGAATTAAAGGTTTCCCCATTGAAGATAAATTACCACAGCTGATTAAAGGCTAAAGTTTCCGTATTTTATAGCTATAATTCACCAATTATGAATGATAAGAAAGTAAACCTTAAAGATAAATTCGAACTGTTTAATGAACATTGGACCCCTAAAATTATTGGCGAACTCAATGGTCAAAAGGTAAAACTCGCGAAATTAAAAGGAGAATTTGTGTGGCACGATCACAAAGAAGAAGATGAAATGTTCCTGGTTATTAAAGGAAGTTTGAAAATTGAGTTTAGAGACAAAACAATAACCTTAAATGAAGGCGAAATGTATATTGTTCCAAGAGGTGTAGAACATAATCCTGTAGCGACCGAGGAAGCCTGGGTTTTACTTTTTGAACCGGCGACAACGAAGCACACCGGTGAAGTAAAAGATAAACTAACTATTGAAGACCCGGATTGGATTTAAGGCTTCAATATCTATTCCCAAATTTTCTAAAAGCAATAATAGGATTATAGCACTTTAATTATTGGGAAAGCTATCTTTGTAAACTTCAGAAGCTTTTTAATTTCTTATTGAAAAATTAAATCAGGAGCTTTAAAATAAACCTTATGTCCTTTAAAAAACTGAATATCCCGCTTAAAGAAGCCCTGGAAAGGCTGGAAATTGAAAGTTCGCTTCCTTTTCAGAAACAAATTTTACCCAAAATTAAAAGCGGAAGAGATCTTTTTATCATTGCTCCTGAAGGTTCAGGAAAAACCACGGCGCTGGTAATAAGCACCATCCAAAAACTGGAAAGTGCTGCTTTTGAAGATGCTCCCCGTGCACTTATTTTTATACAAGATAAAGAAGCTGCCCTGGCACTGGAAGAAGAATTCAACAAATTCACTAGATATATGGATTTACGAATCTTTAGCGCTTTTGATGCACCAGATATAGAAAAACAGAAAAATGAAATTTACGACGGGGTAGATATCGTTATCGCCACCCCGAAGAAACTATTTAAACTTTTTAAAATTACCGGGATCAATGTAAGTCAGTTAAAGATCCTTGCGGTAGAAGACGCAGAATTTTTAACCAAAAACAGCGATTATCACGATTTAATTAGAATTCCGCAGCATATCACAAAATGTCAATACCTTGTTTTTGCCTCTACGATGAATCCAAAAATTGAACGCTTAAAAGATTCTTTTATGGCTCGCGCCGAAATGCTTAGACTAAAGGTATAGTAGATTTTTTGTATTTTAGAATATGCTAAAATCTATAAGTTGTTTTATCTTAATTTTCTCTTTTGCTATGAGTTTAAATGCGCAAGATCTTTCTAAACACCAATGGAAAGACCGACTAATTTTGATTATTGCTGAAGAGAAAAACGAAAAATTCCAGCAACAACTTATCGAACTTCAAAACCATCAAAATGGGCTTGACGATAGAAAACTAGTCGTTTACCAAATTCTGCCCGAAACATTTACCACCGGATTTAAAGAAGAAAACTGGAAGAATTCAAATGAACTCTTTCAAAAATATAAAGATGAAAAAAGCGATTTTCGGGTACTTCTAATTGGTTTAGATGGAGGCGAAAAACTGGAACAAACCGAAATACTTTCCGCAGAAAAACTTTTTAATACCATAGATAGTATGCCGATGCGCCAATCTGAAATGAGGAAAAACAGGTAACCCTACAAAAACCTGAATTTCAGCAATTCTTCAGCTTTTTCTTTATATTTATTGTGAAAACAAAATTTTAATTTCGAGGAAAGCCTTAAAAATACTTAATCCTCGATTATCGAGTTGTATGCAAAAATCCTGTTTGGAATGTGGCGAAAAAATTGTAGGTCGCGTAGATAAGAAATTCTGCAGCGATTATTGCCGCAATGCACATCACAACAACCTCAACAAAGACAGGAAAAATCTGGTTAGAAATGTAAATAACCTGCTTCGCAAGAATTATCGCATTTTAGAAGAATTCAATCCAAACGAAAAAACCACGATTAGTAAAAATAAATTACTCGCACGTGGTTTCAATTTTGAATACTTTACCAGCATCTATACAACCAAAACCGGTAAAGTCTATTATTTTGTTTACGACCAGGGATATCTTCCTCTAGAAAATGGAATTTACGCTCTGGTTAAACGTGGCTGACACTAAAATCAAAAACATAGCACATTTCCCGAAAGGGGATTTTATCAAAAATTAATACTAAATGAAATTTATAAAATCAGCTTTTACGATTCTAGCCTTAATCTTTTTAACCTACTCTTGTGGCGTTCAAAACAAGATGAAAACTACTACACCAAGAGATGAAATGCTTATCAGGATTTCTGAAATTAAAATAGAAGAGCAGTATCTCGAAGAGTATATAAAAATTTTAAAATATGAAGCTGAAGCTTCTGTTAGGTTAGAACCAGGCGTTATTTCTATCTACCCCATGTTTCAAAAAGAAAACCCCACCGAGATAAGAATATTAGAAATATATGCAGATAACGAAGCCTACAAAGCCCATCTAGAAACACCACATTTCAAAGAATATAAATCTTCAACACTTAATATGGTAGAATCCTTAAAGCTTATAGATATGGAAGCAATCGACGGTGAAACCATGTCAAAGATTTTTAAAAAGCTTGAATAATTAAAATCAAGCAATTTACCTCAAAGCATTTAAATCTCTGTTACCGAGTTTAAGCAAAGGCCTTAATCTCCCCAATTATTACTTTTTAAACGCACCGCTGCCCTAAGCACATCACTCTGACTAATTTGCCCTATAAGTTTGCCGTGTTCAACAATTGGAAAACGCCTAAACCGCTTTTCAATAAAGAGTTTTGCGGCATCCATAACATTCATATTTCCGTCTATGGTTTCCACATTACAAGTCATTCGCTTACCAATAGTAGTATCTTCTAAGGGCATATTGTAATACTGGCTGTCTGAAATTTGTTTCATACAATCTCCTTCAGAAATAAGACCTACCAACTTATTATTTTCATCTACAACACACCCACCAGATATTTTATGTTTAGTTAGCTTTTCAGCAACATCCAAAATATTTTCGTGCTCTTTAAAAGTAACCAGTGAGGTACTCATATAATCTCTAACCAACATGGGTGCGCTCTTCGGCTTCTCCGGTTCCGCCCTTTTTCCCTGAAAACTCTTAATACCCATAACTTAATTTTTTGATTACTAATAACTTAAATATAGGTAAAATTTAATTATTCTGAAAGCCTGCTTTCCTGTATTACTATTCCTTAAAATCTTAAGTATCTTTAAATCCTGTAACCCTTTTGTTTTTTCTGAATTATGCTGAAAAATATACCTCGCTTTTTCTCTTTCATTTTTATTGCTATTGCTGTTTGGTTTAGCCTTTACAGCAGTCAACCAAAAAATATTGAAGCTGAAGATGCGCCTGAAACTACTTTTTCTACCCAACGCGCCTTTAAACACGTTGAAGCAATTGCACAAAAACCCCATTATGTAGGGACTGAAGCGCATAGCAGAGTTAGAAATTATATTGTTGGCGAGTTGCAGAAAATGGGCTTACAAGCACAAACTCACGAAGATTACAGCCTTACTAAAAACGGAAACCTGGTTCGTCCCCAAAATATCCTGGCGCGTTTAGAAGGTAACGGAAATGGTGAAGCCCTTGTAATTATGACGCATTACGACAGCAATCCGCATTCTTCTCCCGGCGCCAGTGATGCCGGCAGCGGCGTGGGAACAATTTTGGAAGGAATTCGCACATTTTTAGCTGAAAATAAAAAGCACAAAAATGATATTATCATTCTATTTACCGATGCTGAAGAACTCGGTTTAAATGGCGCCGAACTTTTTATAAAAGACCATCCCTGGGCAAAAGATGCTAAACTGGCGCTTAACTTCGAAGCCCGCGGCAGCGATGGCGATTCTTTTATGTTTTTGGAAACAAATTCTGGAAATGCCGGACTTATAAATTCCTTTAAAAAAGCAAATCCTGAATTCCCAGTTACAAATTCGCTCGTTTATAGCGTTTATAAAATGCTGCCCAACGATACCGATCTTACTGTTCTTAGAGAGCAGGGTGATATTCCGGGTTATAATTTTGCGTTTATAGACGATCATTTTGATTATCACACTGCG is a window of Salegentibacter salegens DNA encoding:
- a CDS encoding cupin domain-containing protein, whose amino-acid sequence is MNDKKVNLKDKFELFNEHWTPKIIGELNGQKVKLAKLKGEFVWHDHKEEDEMFLVIKGSLKIEFRDKTITLNEGEMYIVPRGVEHNPVATEEAWVLLFEPATTKHTGEVKDKLTIEDPDWI
- a CDS encoding DEAD/DEAH box helicase, giving the protein MSFKKLNIPLKEALERLEIESSLPFQKQILPKIKSGRDLFIIAPEGSGKTTALVISTIQKLESAAFEDAPRALIFIQDKEAALALEEEFNKFTRYMDLRIFSAFDAPDIEKQKNEIYDGVDIVIATPKKLFKLFKITGINVSQLKILAVEDAEFLTKNSDYHDLIRIPQHITKCQYLVFASTMNPKIERLKDSFMARAEMLRLKV
- a CDS encoding sugar O-acetyltransferase, with protein sequence MTEKEKMLSGQLYLGSEKEIAKDRYNARLIFQKANKMGEEKADERIKLFYSLFGKAGKNLWIEPPFYCDYGYNIKMGDQVFMNFNCCILDVVEVNIGNNVFLAPNVHIYTATHPLDAKTRDSLLEYGKPVTIGNSVWIGGGAIICPGVSIGDGSVIAAGAVVVKDVPPNVLVGGNPAKIIKTLDNNQ
- a CDS encoding single-stranded DNA-binding protein, coding for MSTIRNKVQLIGNVGREPEIVNLESGKKLAKFSVATNENYKNGNGERITDTQWHNIVAWGKTAELVEKYVNKGKEVGVEGKLTSRSWDDKDGTKRYITEVICNELLLMGK
- a CDS encoding DUF4174 domain-containing protein; this translates as MLKSISCFILIFSFAMSLNAQDLSKHQWKDRLILIIAEEKNEKFQQQLIELQNHQNGLDDRKLVVYQILPETFTTGFKEENWKNSNELFQKYKDEKSDFRVLLIGLDGGEKLEQTEILSAEKLFNTIDSMPMRQSEMRKNR
- a CDS encoding vWA domain-containing protein; this encodes MGKFIKICLLFALFIIIGCSEDPLSESTDETGDALRNSYGESSGDPSAENPNTGNGDSDSSGLITAGEWNDLENWNFWLDLNNNQDFAEKINHWEFFFNNRISISIQNMSALPVIDAVLELKNEQANTTWSAKSDNNGKAELWINPFENSSNFDLNNYSLWVNGEKINTTLKGIGEGTNEVQIKHTNDTPTNVEIAFIVDATGSMSDELEFLKDDLKSIIQKVEGSNSNLTILTSSVFYRDTEDQYVVRHSGFTSDINTTLDFINKQSAAGGGDFPEAVHTALNTALNDLQWSANARTRLAFLILDAPPHHNQQVISDIQNSIKKAAEKGIKLIPVTASGIDKETEFLMRYFSMATNSTYVFITDHSGIGNDHIEPSIGEYEVEFLNELLVRLITKYSE
- a CDS encoding putative quinol monooxygenase, coding for MKFIKSAFTILALIFLTYSCGVQNKMKTTTPRDEMLIRISEIKIEEQYLEEYIKILKYEAEASVRLEPGVISIYPMFQKENPTEIRILEIYADNEAYKAHLETPHFKEYKSSTLNMVESLKLIDMEAIDGETMSKIFKKLE
- a CDS encoding glycoside hydrolase family 9 protein — translated: MKSSTIFLFSFLCFVLNFTANAQTKEDSSGSEKIRINQIGFYPEGPKKAIIVTSEAIGFSILTSDQKTEVFSGKLSDAQEWSHSKETVKQADFSSVESSGEYVIHVPGIGTSHPFKINKNVHFEPAKASMKAFYYQRASTDLPEEYARKWAREAGHPDDEVKIHNSAASQNRPAGSTISSPGGWYDAGDYGKYIVNSGITMGTLFSLYEDFPDYLDTLNLNIPESQNNIPDFLDETLYNLRWMMTMQDEDGGVYHKLTSANFHGAVAPKDATYQRWAVQKGTAATLDFAAVTAQAARIFANYKNELPGLSDSLLVMSEKAYNWAKENPEVIYRQEELKDPEISTGAYGDQNFKDELQWAATELFITTGKENYYKDANLESSLETSFGIPAWPNVNTLALYSLARHRDKYQNSKLVAIDAILGQLNKMADDLVTSSKASAYAIPMGTNESDFAWGSNSEAANQGILLLNVYKITGDEKYLDAANANLDYLLGRNATGYSFLTGFGEKATRDPHHRPSESDHNEDPVPGLLAGGPNPGQQDKEGCGNKYTDAHKHPATSYIDDRCSYASNEIAINWNAPFVYLANAIEAIR
- a CDS encoding CBS domain-containing protein, with product MGIKSFQGKRAEPEKPKSAPMLVRDYMSTSLVTFKEHENILDVAEKLTKHKISGGCVVDENNKLVGLISEGDCMKQISDSQYYNMPLEDTTIGKRMTCNVETIDGNMNVMDAAKLFIEKRFRRFPIVEHGKLIGQISQSDVLRAAVRLKSNNWGD